In the Vogesella sp. XCS3 genome, CTTGCGCGCCAGACGCTGCGCCATGATCAGCAGCACCGAGCTGGCAATGTTGAACGGTGCTACGCCCATATTCAACAAACGGGTCAGCGTCGCTGGTGCATTATTGGTGTGCAGCGTAGAAAACACCATGTGGCCGGTCTGGGCTGCCTTGATAGAAATATCCGCGGTCTCGAAGTCGCGAATCTCACCCACCATGATCACGTCCGGATCCTGACGCAGAAACGAACGCAAAGCCGAGGCAAACGTCAGGCCCGCACGCTCGTTGACGTTAACCTGGTTGATGCCCGGCAAGTTGATTTCCACCGGGTCTTCCGCGGTAGAAATATTGGTATCCGGTTTATTCAGGATATTCAGGCAGGTGTACAAGGAAACCGTTTTACCGCTACCGGTGGGCCCGGTTACCAGCACCATGCCATACGGCCGCTCAATGGCTCGTAGTAACAGTGCCTTCTGGCTGGGTTCAAACCCTAGTTGTTCGATATCCAGCGAGGCGGCAGACGCATCCAGGATACGCATCACGATTTTCTCGCCATATAGCGTAGGTAGCGTGCTGACCCGGAAGTCCACAGCCTTGGTACTGGATATTTTCAGTTTCAGGCGGCCATCCTGCGGCACACGCTTTTCCGAGATATCCATGCGCGAGACCACCTTGATTCGCGAGGCAATCTTTTCTTTGATCGATAATGGTGGCTGCACAATCTCTTTCAGATTGCCATCGATACGGTAGCGCACGCGGTAAAAGCGCTCGTACGGTTCGAAATGGATATCCGAGGCACCACCATTAATCGCATCCAGCAGGATCTTGTTTACAAACTTCACCACCGGCGCATCATCTACATCCGGCATGCCATCCGGTACCGCCTCGGTATCCGGGTCGGCGATTTCCAGCTCGCCAAACTCGTCCGCCGCCATACTGTTAAATGCGGCAACGGCGGCATTCTCGCTGTAGCGGCCAACCAGCTTGCCTAGCTTGTCGTCCTCGACCACCACCACATCTACAGTCAGACCAGTC is a window encoding:
- the pilB gene encoding type IV-A pilus assembly ATPase PilB; protein product: MSMDAASISGLGRALVQSEHLLVQDAESIQRQAQASGISFVEQLVLSKKLTPLAIAKFACSMFGLPLLDLSTVSSDSLPKGVVDDELVAGKRLLPLYKRGTRLFVGTSDPTQTAAFHAITFKTGLTVDVVVVEDDKLGKLVGRYSENAAVAAFNSMAADEFGELEIADPDTEAVPDGMPDVDDAPVVKFVNKILLDAINGGASDIHFEPYERFYRVRYRIDGNLKEIVQPPLSIKEKIASRIKVVSRMDISEKRVPQDGRLKLKISSTKAVDFRVSTLPTLYGEKIVMRILDASAASLDIEQLGFEPSQKALLLRAIERPYGMVLVTGPTGSGKTVSLYTCLNILNKPDTNISTAEDPVEINLPGINQVNVNERAGLTFASALRSFLRQDPDVIMVGEIRDFETADISIKAAQTGHMVFSTLHTNNAPATLTRLLNMGVAPFNIASSVLLIMAQRLARKLCNHCKKPVDIPHEALLRAGFAEEELDGSWQPYGPVGCDECRGSGYKGRTGIYEVMPITDAMVRLIMSDGNAIDIADLAKKEGMVDLRHSGLLKVKRGVTSLTEIEAVTNE